In Thermoplasmata archaeon, the DNA window ACCGTGGCTAGGAAGCAGGCGCAGGAAATATTCGAGCGCTTCAAGAGGGGCGAGAAGCTATCCACGGAGGACCTAATGGCCCTCCAGACGAAAGGAATCTGAGCGCTGGAGGTAGGGGGCGGGGCGACGGGGAGGATTTCCCGAGTCCCGAGCCCGCCTGAGAGGAAATCTATTTTAACAGCGAGCGTGATGGTCGAGCGATGGTCCTCGAAAGTCTGGCGGGCTCCTTGCGGGATACGCTGCGCAAGATCGTCAACGCCCCGCACATCGACGCCGCCCTTATAAAGGAGGTTGTTAAGGAAATCCAGAGGGCGCTGCTCCTAGCCGACGTCAGCGCCCCGTTGGTCGTGAAGCTCACGAGGGAGCTCGAGAGGCGGGCCTTGACCGAAAGGCCGCCGGCCGGTATGAGTTCCAGGGACCACGTCATCAGAATCATCTACGAGGAGCTCGTGCGGATTCTGGGAGAGACGCGGGAGATTCCGCTGAAGAAACACGTGATTATGATGGTCGGGCTCTACGGTCAGGGCAAGACCACGACCGCCGCCAAACTCGCGCTCTACTTCAAGAAGAGGGGGATGCGCGTGGCGCTGATCGCGGGCGACACGCACCGCCCCGCCGCCTACGAGCAGCTCACGCAGCTAGGAGAGAAAATCGGTGTCCCGGTCTACGGTGAGCCGGGCGAGACCAGGGCACCGAAAATCGTGCGCGAGGGGATGGAGAAGTTCGGGGATTATGATATCATCATCATAGACACGTCCGGCAGGCACTCTCTCGAGGCGGAGCTCGTCGAGGAGATGAAGAGAATCGCCAACGTGGCCAGACCGGACGAGAAGTTCCTAGTCATAGACGCGGTAATGGGGCAGGCCGCGGGGCCGCAGGCCAAGGCCTTCCACGAAGCCATCCAGCTCACCGGTGTCATAATCACGAAGATGGACGGTACGGCCAAGGCGGGGGGAGCGCTGAGCGCGGTCCAGGCCACGGGGGCGCCGGTGGTCTTCATCGGCACGGGGGAGCACATAGACGAGCTCGAGAGGTTCGACCCCGCGGGCTTCATCTCCAGACTGCTCGGTATGGGGGACATCAAGGCCCTTATCGAGAAGGCCGAGGGGGTCGTGGACGAGAAGACGGCGGAGGAGGCCGCGAGGAAAATCATGTCCGGGAGGTTCACTCTGAAGGACATGTACGAGCAGATGGAGATGCTGCAGGGGATGGGGCCTCTGCAGAAGCTGATGCAGCTCCTGCCCTTCGGGGGAGGAACCTCGATGACCAAGGAGCAGCTCGAGCAGACCCAGCTTAGGCTGAAGCGGTTCAAGGTGATCATGAACTCGATGACCAAGGAGGAGATGGAGAACCCGAGAATCATCAAAGGCACCAGGATTAGAAGAATCGCTCGCGGCGCCGGAGTGGACATGACGGAAGTGAAGGCGCTCCTGAGGCACTACGAGCAGTCGAGGAGGATGATCCGGGACATCACGAGCAATAGGAAAAAGCGCAAGGCACTGATGAAGGCGCTTCAAGTGGACGGGAAGTGATGAATTCACGGCGGGGGATGGAGCCGGGGGAGAGCCGGGGGAGGGGCTGGCGGGAGGATATGGGAATAGGGTCTTAAGAGTGGGTCGGTGGGCGGGTGATGACAGTTGAGAGGTGAGCGTTGACAATGAGCCCCTCCGCCAAGTTAGTGGGAAGGGAGAAAGAGCTCGCCCTGCTCAGGGGCTTGCTAGAAAGGGCCCTGAAGGGAGAGGGGAGCCTTGCCCTAATCGAGGGCGAGGCGGGGGTTGGCAAGACGCGCCTTGTGACCGAGCTAGCGGCGGAGGCGCGGGAGCGCGGCTTTACGTTCCTCCAGGGCAGATGCACAGAGGGCAGCGGGCCCTATTTTCCTTTCGTCAGCGCCTTCTCCGACACAAGCACGGTCGAGGGCCTTCTACTGATATACAGGGATGGGAGGGTCATCGCCCACTGGTCCCGGAGGGCGGACTTCGCCGCCGACGCGGAGGTGGTCAGCGGTATGCTCTCCGCAATTCAGGACTTCATCACACAGTCCTTCAGGACCGGGCAGGCAGGCGCGCTCAGGGAGATCAAGCACGGCGACTTCGAGCTCGTCGTCGAGCACGGCGCGAGCGTCTTCCTCGTCGCCATGGTATCTGGCCCCCGCCCACTCGGACTCCCGCAGGAGATGAGGGAGGTACTGGAGGCCGTGCAGGCAAGGTACTCGGCCGCTCTTGAGAAGTGGGACGGAGCGGTCGACAGGTTCTCAGGCGTGGAGGAGCTTCTAGCGGAGCTCGTTGCGCTCAGGCGGTACGGCATAGAGCAGCTCAGCGGTCTCAGGGAGGAGTTCGAGGGGAGCAGGGGGGCACGCGCTGATAAGGACAGGGAGAGAATGTTCGAAAACGTCTCCCGGCACATCACGAGCATATGCTCGGAGAGGCCCCTCCTACTCTTCCTCGACGACATCCAGTGGATGGACCTGGCCTCCCTCCACCTCCTCCACCACATCGCCCGCGCCACCCGGGCCAGTCCCGCGATCATCCTCTGCACCTGCAGGAGTGAGGACCTCGAGGTGGGGGGAACGGTGGTCAGGATCTTGCGCGAGCTGGGGCGGGAGAAGCTCCTGACGAGAATTGAGCTCGGGAGGCTCGAGCCCGACTCCGTGCGAGAAATGGTCGGTGGAATTCTCGGCAAGCCCATCTCCGACCTGCCCGAGGACTTCTTGGAGAGGCTCTATGCCGAGACCGAAGGCAACCCCTTTTTTGTGGAGGAGGTGGTGAGGAGCCTGATCGAGGAGGGGGTCCTGGACCCCTCAAGGCCGGACTGGAGCTCCTCCACTTCGGTGAGAAGCATCAAAATCCCCTCCAGTGTCGAGGATATAGTTCTCGGGCGCCTTGAGAGGCTCGACGAGCGCGACAGGGAACTCCTGGGCCTAGCCGCCGTCGCCGGCCATCAGTTCGAGCTCGAGCTGCTCTCGATGGTGTCCGGAGTGGACGAGATCGGGCTGGCCTCCGCGCTGGAAAGGATGACCCGCCTCGGACTGGTTACTGAAGACCTAAGGTTCGGCCACGCGATGATTCGGGAGGTGCTCTATAAGAGGCTGCCCCCGTTCAAGCTGACGGTGGCGCACAGGCGAGTGGGGTTCGCGCTCGAAGAGCTGCATAGGAGCAACCCACGCGAGGTCTGCAGCGCCCTAGCGATTCATTTTTCCAAGGGAAACGTGCCTGTGAAGGCCATCGAATACTCGATGATGGCCGCTGAGGTGGCCAGGGTGAAGTACGCCCATGACGAGGCCCTAGGCCATTGCAGGAACGCCCTCTCCTTCGTGGAGAGGCTCGAGAGCAGGAATTCGCCGGAGATGATGGCGAAGGAGCTCGCCATTCTCATGAAGCTCGCGCAGCTTTGCGAGGTGACGGCCGACATTGAAGGATGGATGGAGTACAGCCGGAGAGCTGTGGGGCTCGCGACCTCTCTCAACGAGCCTAGGGCTCTTGCCAGTGCCCACATCTCCCTCGGCAACCTCTATGTGAGGCTGGGAGAGTGGCCCTCGGCACTCATGCACTACGGCCGCGCATCGGAGGTCTCGGCAGCGGTGGGGGATATGGCGGGCCTCGCGATCGCGAACCGCGAGATAGGCAACGTGCACTTCAGGGTCGGGGACTATCCAAAAGCGATAGAGTACCATCAAAAGAGCATTGAGCTAGCCAGGGGCATCGAGCCCGCGGCCGGCATTCCCATCCTCATCCAGACCTACATTGAGCTCGCGAATGTACACGCCGAGAGGGGCGAGTGCGAGCTGGCCGTGGACTATTACCAGAAGGCCATGGACCTTGGCATCCGGATAAACTCGCTCTACGATGTCGCCACCGCTTTCAACAATATTGGCGATGTGTACTTGAAGACGGGCGAGTGGGACTACGCCAGGGAGTACTTCGAAAGGGCCCTGCACATATTTAAAAGGCTGGGAAACGTGATGGACATCGTAGTCACGCTGTGCAACCTGGCCGAGGCCCACGCCAGGGCACTTGAGACGAGCGAGGCCCGGGCCTACTGCGAGGAGGCGATGAAATACCTCAAGCGGCTCGGCGAGGTTGAGCTCCCCTTCCAGCTCCACATGGTCTTCGCCATCATTCACAGGCACGAGAGGCAGTGGGATAAGTCCAGGGAGCACTTCGAGGCCTCCATCGCAGCCCTCGAGGGGGCGAACATGCCTTATTATTTGGGTGTCGTGTATCATGAGATGGGCCTGATGCACAGGGAGCGCGGTGACGCGAGGGAGGCCAGGCGGTGCCTCGAGAACGCCCTCCAGCTATTCGACAGGGTCGGCGCGACCCGGCCGAGTGCTGTGGTGAGGGAAGAGCTCAAAAGTCTAGGAGATTGAGGAGGTTTCCAGACTTGCACCATGGGAAGGAGGTTGCATGGCGGTGCACTTGCCGGCTCCTGGGCAGAAAGGGGAGAGCGGCGGGAGGGGGTGAGGATTTCTGAGGCGGTTCGTTATTATCGGCCACAATGTGGACCCCTCGGGGGACTTCACCCTGAACGACCTCTGCGGGGGCGCCGGCAGGCTTGACGTCCTGCTGAGGTGTGTTTCTTCGGCGTTCTTCGTCTCGCACGGAATTCGAAAAGACGTCGAGGTCTACCTCGTGCTACCGGGCAGACACGGTTCCCCGAGCCTCGATGAGAGACGGTCGGGAGGCGGCAGTGGGGCCCCTGTAGGCCCCAAGACCGTCAGATTCTCGGGACGAGAGCTGAGATACCTCAATCCCGACGAGAGGAGCACGGGCGCTCTGGTGAGGACGGCCCTCCTAAAAAATCTTGAAGGCGATAAAGAGATAGTCTCTACTCCGGGCGTCTATGTCTCGAGGCGGAGCCTGGAGTCGCTGGCGAGAGCGCTCCCGGGCCCGGTTTGGCTTGTGGAGGATGGTGAGCCATGGCCCCGCGGGGGCCTCCCCGGAGATGTGACCTTCTACCTCAGCGACCACCTCGACTTCACAAAGGAGGAAGAGAATTTGCTCCAGAGCGCGGGGGCGAGGAGGGTGAGTCTGGGGCCGACGAGTCTCCACAGTCACCAGTGCATCACCATCGTCCACTGGCTCTTGGACGGGGGCATTCGAGGGGGAGGGGCTCCGGATGATTGAGGGTGGCGCCTCGCCCGCCGGCGGCGACATTGAAAGTCTCAGGTCTCAGCTCGAGAGGCTCGGCATCCGTCCCCTCGGCAGGCTCCGGTACAACCTCCCCGTGGCGAGGCTCGTGGAGCTCGCTCTAGCGCGGAGCGAGGGGATGCTGGCCGAGGGCGGTGCGTTTGTGGTCCGGACCGGCAAGTACACGGGGAGGTCGCCACGCGACAGATTCATCGTTGACACACCCGCCGTTCATAACAAGGTGCACTGGGGCGAAGCGAACCAGCCGATGAACAGGGAGAAGTTCGAAACACTGTTAGAGAGGCAGCTGGACTACCTGAGGGGCAGGGAGCTTTTCGTTGTCGACGCGTTTCTCTGCGCGGATCCAGCCTACCGGATACCTGTGCGCGTGATTACAGAGCTGGCTTGGCAGAGCCTCTTCGCCACGCAGCTCTGCATCCGCCCGGGCAATGGTGAGCTCCCCGGGCGAAGGCCCGAGGTTACCCTCATCTCGACGCCCGGCATGAGGGCTGTTCCGGCGAGGGATGGAACGAGGTCCGAGTGTGCGATTGCATTAGAACTCGATCGCGGAATCATAAGCATCGTCGCCACCGCTTACGCCGGCGAAATAAAAAAGGCGCTATTCAGCTATCTTAACTATATTCTTCCAGAGAAGGGTGTTTTCCCGATGCACTGCGCCGCCAACGTAGGCGAGAGGGGGGACACAGCCCTCTTCTTCGGTCTCTCCGGAACAGGTAAAACAACCCTCTCATCCGACCCATCCCGGAGAATAATCGGTGACGACGAGCACGGGTGGAGCGAGAGGGGAGTCTTCAATTTCGAGGGTGGGTGCTACGCTAAGTGCATAGGGCTCACGGCCGAAAAGGAGCCCATGATATACGGCGCAATAAAGTTCGGCTCGGTTGTCGAGAATGCTGTGCTGAACCCGGAGACGCGACGGCTGGACTTCAGCGACGACAGCATCACCGAGAACACGCGGGCCGGGTACCCTCTGGAGCACCTGCCGTCCGCGCTCACGTGCGCGATGGCCGACCACCCAAAAGCCATTCTCTTCCTCACTGCGGACGCCTTTGGTGTGCTCCCGCCCGTGGCGGTGCTGACCCGCGAGGCGGCGGTCTATCACTTCCTCTCAGGCTACACCAGCAAGCTCGCCGGCACCGAGCGGGGCATCGTCGTTCCTCGGGCGGTCTTCTCCGCATGCTTCGGGGCGCCCTTCATGCCTCGCCCGCCCCTGTTCTACGCGGGCCAGCTCTACGACTGGCTGAAAAAGTACAACACCTCGGTTTTTCTGGTGAACACGGGATGGATGGGCGGCCCTTACGGCGAGGGGAAGAGAATTCCCCTTGAGCTCACCCGGGGCATTGTCAGGGTGCTGCTCGAGGGAGGCCTGGAGGGTGTCCCCGTCCATACCGACCCCGTCTTCAACCTCAATGTACCGGACGAGTGCGGGGAGCTACCCCGGGAGCTGCTCTATCCCCGGAAGAGCTGGAAGAGGCCAGAGGCCTACGACATCACCGCGATGAAGCTCGCCTGGCGCTTCGTCGAGAACTTCAGAAAGTTCCGGGAGGCTCCGAGCAGAATCGCCGAGGCGGGGCCGAGAGTGAGGGAGGCCGGGAGCACTTCCGAATAAGCTCGGGAAGAGAAAGGGCTCTGGGAGGATATTGGGACAGCATCTGAGAAAAATCCGGGAGGGGAGAGGGCTCCGTGAG includes these proteins:
- a CDS encoding signal recognition particle protein Srp54; amino-acid sequence: MVLESLAGSLRDTLRKIVNAPHIDAALIKEVVKEIQRALLLADVSAPLVVKLTRELERRALTERPPAGMSSRDHVIRIIYEELVRILGETREIPLKKHVIMMVGLYGQGKTTTAAKLALYFKKRGMRVALIAGDTHRPAAYEQLTQLGEKIGVPVYGEPGETRAPKIVREGMEKFGDYDIIIIDTSGRHSLEAELVEEMKRIANVARPDEKFLVIDAVMGQAAGPQAKAFHEAIQLTGVIITKMDGTAKAGGALSAVQATGAPVVFIGTGEHIDELERFDPAGFISRLLGMGDIKALIEKAEGVVDEKTAEEAARKIMSGRFTLKDMYEQMEMLQGMGPLQKLMQLLPFGGGTSMTKEQLEQTQLRLKRFKVIMNSMTKEEMENPRIIKGTRIRRIARGAGVDMTEVKALLRHYEQSRRMIRDITSNRKKRKALMKALQVDGK
- the pckA gene encoding phosphoenolpyruvate carboxykinase (ATP), which gives rise to MIEGGASPAGGDIESLRSQLERLGIRPLGRLRYNLPVARLVELALARSEGMLAEGGAFVVRTGKYTGRSPRDRFIVDTPAVHNKVHWGEANQPMNREKFETLLERQLDYLRGRELFVVDAFLCADPAYRIPVRVITELAWQSLFATQLCIRPGNGELPGRRPEVTLISTPGMRAVPARDGTRSECAIALELDRGIISIVATAYAGEIKKALFSYLNYILPEKGVFPMHCAANVGERGDTALFFGLSGTGKTTLSSDPSRRIIGDDEHGWSERGVFNFEGGCYAKCIGLTAEKEPMIYGAIKFGSVVENAVLNPETRRLDFSDDSITENTRAGYPLEHLPSALTCAMADHPKAILFLTADAFGVLPPVAVLTREAAVYHFLSGYTSKLAGTERGIVVPRAVFSACFGAPFMPRPPLFYAGQLYDWLKKYNTSVFLVNTGWMGGPYGEGKRIPLELTRGIVRVLLEGGLEGVPVHTDPVFNLNVPDECGELPRELLYPRKSWKRPEAYDITAMKLAWRFVENFRKFREAPSRIAEAGPRVREAGSTSE
- a CDS encoding tetratricopeptide repeat protein, with product MSPSAKLVGREKELALLRGLLERALKGEGSLALIEGEAGVGKTRLVTELAAEARERGFTFLQGRCTEGSGPYFPFVSAFSDTSTVEGLLLIYRDGRVIAHWSRRADFAADAEVVSGMLSAIQDFITQSFRTGQAGALREIKHGDFELVVEHGASVFLVAMVSGPRPLGLPQEMREVLEAVQARYSAALEKWDGAVDRFSGVEELLAELVALRRYGIEQLSGLREEFEGSRGARADKDRERMFENVSRHITSICSERPLLLFLDDIQWMDLASLHLLHHIARATRASPAIILCTCRSEDLEVGGTVVRILRELGREKLLTRIELGRLEPDSVREMVGGILGKPISDLPEDFLERLYAETEGNPFFVEEVVRSLIEEGVLDPSRPDWSSSTSVRSIKIPSSVEDIVLGRLERLDERDRELLGLAAVAGHQFELELLSMVSGVDEIGLASALERMTRLGLVTEDLRFGHAMIREVLYKRLPPFKLTVAHRRVGFALEELHRSNPREVCSALAIHFSKGNVPVKAIEYSMMAAEVARVKYAHDEALGHCRNALSFVERLESRNSPEMMAKELAILMKLAQLCEVTADIEGWMEYSRRAVGLATSLNEPRALASAHISLGNLYVRLGEWPSALMHYGRASEVSAAVGDMAGLAIANREIGNVHFRVGDYPKAIEYHQKSIELARGIEPAAGIPILIQTYIELANVHAERGECELAVDYYQKAMDLGIRINSLYDVATAFNNIGDVYLKTGEWDYAREYFERALHIFKRLGNVMDIVVTLCNLAEAHARALETSEARAYCEEAMKYLKRLGEVELPFQLHMVFAIIHRHERQWDKSREHFEASIAALEGANMPYYLGVVYHEMGLMHRERGDAREARRCLENALQLFDRVGATRPSAVVREELKSLGD
- a CDS encoding tRNA (pseudouridine(54)-N(1))-methyltransferase TrmY; its protein translation is MRRFVIIGHNVDPSGDFTLNDLCGGAGRLDVLLRCVSSAFFVSHGIRKDVEVYLVLPGRHGSPSLDERRSGGGSGAPVGPKTVRFSGRELRYLNPDERSTGALVRTALLKNLEGDKEIVSTPGVYVSRRSLESLARALPGPVWLVEDGEPWPRGGLPGDVTFYLSDHLDFTKEEENLLQSAGARRVSLGPTSLHSHQCITIVHWLLDGGIRGGGAPDD